A stretch of Pseudomonas taetrolens DNA encodes these proteins:
- a CDS encoding Lrp/AsnC family transcriptional regulator has translation MHGSLDVYDRRILALLQEDASLSSAQIAEKVGLSQSPCWRRIQRMKDEGIIRGQVTLLDRKKIGLNTQIFAEIKLNAHGRSNFTEFTDAIRGFPEVLECYVLMGAVDFLLRIVTADIEAYERFFFEKLSMVPGIQEVNSIVALSEIKSTTCLPV, from the coding sequence ATGCACGGCAGTCTGGATGTTTACGACCGGCGTATTCTCGCGCTGTTGCAAGAGGACGCTTCGCTGTCCAGTGCGCAGATCGCAGAAAAGGTGGGGTTGTCGCAATCACCGTGCTGGCGCCGTATCCAGCGGATGAAAGACGAAGGCATCATTCGCGGGCAGGTGACCTTGCTGGATCGCAAGAAAATCGGCCTCAATACGCAGATTTTTGCCGAAATCAAACTCAATGCTCACGGGCGGTCCAACTTCACCGAATTTACCGACGCGATCCGCGGTTTTCCCGAGGTGCTGGAATGCTACGTGCTGATGGGGGCTGTGGATTTCCTGCTGCGCATCGTCACTGCCGATATCGAAGCCTACGAACGTTTTTTCTTTGAGAAACTGTCCATGGTGCCTGGTATTCAAGAAGTGAACTCGATCGTTGCGCTCTCCGAGATCAAGTCCACCACCTGCTTGCCGGTGTAA